The following coding sequences are from one Mytilus trossulus isolate FHL-02 chromosome 8, PNRI_Mtr1.1.1.hap1, whole genome shotgun sequence window:
- the LOC134727315 gene encoding aplysianin-A-like encodes MTVTYVPASDENCDDVAIVGGGIAGSYAAWRLRHTDQKITIYEYSNRIGGRLNTYHFPSAPDINVELGAMRFYPEVHKLLNKTICDVGLAQEIFELGGLAKSPNTLMYLRGNHLRFEEAGGPRTPYGLRPSKLKPPDQLKRELFNKYTNVQYFNDPASQKFNVKTVDGVYLNDQSVKAFYLKYGGQEVYNYLNDLNGFNSMQGSDTSATVALPTSPPTKPIVNTITGGMNQLPERLVDMFLQASKKHSLHLNKNLIAIKKRFDGKYDLFFQGTDTINGQTNIRKDNTLIRHCAKKVILGINRLGLKQLDWDVLYRPHIRKLLTDSTEDINKSKLFLVYDYPWWRRKDLNTNYIASDTPLRHTYDFGTSKYTHKSVLNAMYLDEDVDVWLELARRDNRNAGVNDYTFKPGNETICFAHKYLSEIYQIPLKHIPYPVDGIIVFWKNYPWGGDWNFWKPGYIWNEVEKQMIQPSKYDDIYIANNAFNSGTIPIWSQAALEIVECVLKRMKM; translated from the exons ATGACCGTTACTTATGTTCCGGCATCAG ATGAAAATTGTGACGATGTAGCTATTGTCGGAGGTGGAATAGCCGGATCGTATGCTGCATGGAGACTGCGTCATACTGACCAAAAAATAACTATCTACGAGTACTCCAACAGAATCGGTGGTAGACTGAATACCTATCATTTCCCATCAGCCCCTGATATAAATGTCGAACTCGGTGCAATGCGATTTTACCCAGAAG tCCACAAACTGCTCAACAAGACTATTTGTGATGTTGGCTTAGCACAAGAAATTTTTGAATTAGGTGGCCTTGCAAAGTCGCCAAATACATTGATGTACCTCAGAGGTAATCATTTACGTTTTGAAGAAGCAGGAGGACCTAGAACACCATACGGCTTACGTCCATCTAAATTAAAACCTCCAGATCAACTAAAAAG agAACTGTTTAATAAGTATACAAACGTGCAGTACTTTAATGACCCTGCCagtcaaaagttcaatgttaaAACTGTGGATGGTGTCTATCTCAATGATCAAAG TGTCAAAGCATTTTATCTGAAATACGGTGGCCAAGAAGTTTATAATTATCTAAATGACCTTAATGGATTTAATTCGATGCAAGGCTCAGACACAAGTGCTACTGTAGCTCTCCCAACATCACCTCCAACGAAACCAATCGTCAATACTATTACTGGAGGAATGAATCAACTACCAGAAAGACTCGTCGATATGTTTCTTCAAGCTAGTAAAAA aCATTCCCTACATcttaataaaaacttgatagCTATAAAAAAGCGATTTGATGGCAAGTATGACCTCTTCTTCCAAGGTACCGACACCATTAATGGACAGACAAATATTAGAAAG GACAATACTTTAATACGACACTGTGCTAAAAAGGTTATCCTTGGAATTAACAGACTTGGTCTAAAGCAATTGGACTGGGACGTTCTTTATCGACCACATATACGGAAATTACTAACAGATTCTACTGAAGATATTAACAAGAGTAAGCTATTTCTAGTGTATGATTACCCATGGTGGAGACGTAAAGACTTAAATACTAACTATATTGCATCAGATACACCTCTCCGACATACTTATGATTTTGGTACATCTAAATACACACACAAATCTGTATTAAATGCTATGTATCTTGATGAAGATGTAGATGTATGGCTCGAGTTGGCAAGACGGGACAATAGGAATGCTGGTGTCAATGATTATACTTTTAAACCAGGAAATGAAACAATTTGCTTTGCTCACAAATATCTAtcagaaatatatcaaataccaCTAAAGCATATTCCATACCCAGTTGATGGTATTATTGTATTCTGGAAGAATTATCCATGGGGAGGAGATTGGAATTTTTGGAAACCTGGATATATTTGGAATGAAGTTGAAAAACAGATGATTCAACCCTCAAAATACGACGATATCTATATTGCAAATAATGCTTTCAACTCTGGAACAATCCCTATTTGGTCACAGGCTGCCTTAGAAATTGTCGAATGTGTTTTGAAACGAATGAAGATGTAA